Proteins co-encoded in one Populus trichocarpa isolate Nisqually-1 chromosome 10, P.trichocarpa_v4.1, whole genome shotgun sequence genomic window:
- the LOC7482256 gene encoding uncharacterized protein LOC7482256 isoform X2, with protein MGKTRAVTHADLAPSHGSTGLGSKTAAFLMVLTIVCGLFCFVLCLIAEAARSQVTWVNSDSKENDEDSQCIYTGSGKIPLLCAAIAFVGLAVAMVVEHMYMLIAVSKATPPALVVWDPNSANSKTITWKAGLFFVTTWICFAVGEILLLIGLSVESGHLKNWSRPRPNCLIVREGLFSAAGIFALLTVFFAAGLYLTVLCAQRTIQEHENTRREILEASALYASPPRSPQHQMITSIARENPVVREDQIEQSSFTYPPAFAKQLHLVL; from the exons ATGGGAAAAACAAGAGCAGTCACACACGCAGATCTTGCACCAAGTCATGGAAGTACGGGTTTGGGTAGTAAAACAGCTGCCTTCCTCATGGTCTTGACCATTGTTTGTGGCCTATTTTGTTTCGTTCTTTGCCTTATAGCTGAAGCAGCTCGTTCCCAG GTGACATGGGTGAACTCTGATAGTAAAGAAAATGACGAGGATTCCCAATGTATATATACTGGCAGTGGCAAGATACCATTGTTATGCGCTGCTATTGCATTTGTAGGTCTAGCAGTTGCCATGGTTGTGGAACATATGTACATGTTGATAGCAGTGAGCAAAGCAACGCCTCCGGCTCTAGTTGTTTGGGACCCCAATTCTGCTAATTCCAAGACCATCACATGGAAGGCAGGACTTTTCTTTGTTACAACTTG GATATGCTTTGCTGTTGGGGAAATCTTGTTGTTAATTGGGCTGAGTGTGGAATCAGGGCATTTGAAGAATTGGTCTAGACCAAGGCCGAATTGCCTCATCGTTAGAGAAGGCTTGTTCTCTGCTGCAGGAATCTTTGCATTGTTAACAGTCTTCTTTGCCGCTGGATTATACTTGACAGTATTATGTGCACAAAGAACGATCCAAGAGCACGAAAACACACGGCGAGAGATACTTGAGGCCTCTGCCCTCTACGCGTCTCCGCCAAGGTCACCTCAACATCAAATGATCACTTCCATTGCGAGAGAGAATCCAGTtgttagagaggatcagattGAGCAATCATCATTCACATATCCACCAGCTTTCGCCAAGCAGTTACATTTGGTACTGTAA
- the LOC7482256 gene encoding uncharacterized protein LOC7482256 isoform X1 — MLVIMHLPYSSSYVTHADLAPSHGSTGLGSKTAAFLMVLTIVCGLFCFVLCLIAEAARSQVTWVNSDSKENDEDSQCIYTGSGKIPLLCAAIAFVGLAVAMVVEHMYMLIAVSKATPPALVVWDPNSANSKTITWKAGLFFVTTWICFAVGEILLLIGLSVESGHLKNWSRPRPNCLIVREGLFSAAGIFALLTVFFAAGLYLTVLCAQRTIQEHENTRREILEASALYASPPRSPQHQMITSIARENPVVREDQIEQSSFTYPPAFAKQLHLVL, encoded by the exons ATGCTGGTGATAATGCACCTGCCGTACAGCTCTTCTTATG TCACACACGCAGATCTTGCACCAAGTCATGGAAGTACGGGTTTGGGTAGTAAAACAGCTGCCTTCCTCATGGTCTTGACCATTGTTTGTGGCCTATTTTGTTTCGTTCTTTGCCTTATAGCTGAAGCAGCTCGTTCCCAG GTGACATGGGTGAACTCTGATAGTAAAGAAAATGACGAGGATTCCCAATGTATATATACTGGCAGTGGCAAGATACCATTGTTATGCGCTGCTATTGCATTTGTAGGTCTAGCAGTTGCCATGGTTGTGGAACATATGTACATGTTGATAGCAGTGAGCAAAGCAACGCCTCCGGCTCTAGTTGTTTGGGACCCCAATTCTGCTAATTCCAAGACCATCACATGGAAGGCAGGACTTTTCTTTGTTACAACTTG GATATGCTTTGCTGTTGGGGAAATCTTGTTGTTAATTGGGCTGAGTGTGGAATCAGGGCATTTGAAGAATTGGTCTAGACCAAGGCCGAATTGCCTCATCGTTAGAGAAGGCTTGTTCTCTGCTGCAGGAATCTTTGCATTGTTAACAGTCTTCTTTGCCGCTGGATTATACTTGACAGTATTATGTGCACAAAGAACGATCCAAGAGCACGAAAACACACGGCGAGAGATACTTGAGGCCTCTGCCCTCTACGCGTCTCCGCCAAGGTCACCTCAACATCAAATGATCACTTCCATTGCGAGAGAGAATCCAGTtgttagagaggatcagattGAGCAATCATCATTCACATATCCACCAGCTTTCGCCAAGCAGTTACATTTGGTACTGTAA
- the LOC7485870 gene encoding E3 ubiquitin-protein ligase At3g02290 isoform X2: protein MVSLCCCFHNDDPGGNVNSSHRGFMYTLFNKYAAVFSNEETPALPAHNRGPPTPSVESNAAVFNITQSETSMIAPGILPFEANPGPSNTAGQTHQDTERAVQGKDCIALEFVPEEGKSNENNPKAPISVSKEKAEPGDRYLHASIDEEDVCPTCLEEYSVENPRIVTQCNHHYHLSCIYEWMERSQTCPVCSKVMIFDETS from the exons ATGGTTTCTCTTTGTTGTTGCTTTCATAATGATGACCCAGGAGGGAATGTCAACAGTTCCCACAGGGGCTTCATGTACACATTATTCAACAAG TACGCAGCAGTATTCAGCAACGAGGAAACTCCTGCCCTCCCTGCACACAACAGAGGGCCACCAACCCCTTCAGTGGAATCCAATGCAGCAGTTTTTAATATTACACAATCCGAAACTAGCATGATTGCTCCAGGAATCTTGCCATTCGAAGCCAATCCCGGACCCTCCAATACCGCAGGCCAAACACACCAAGATACAGAACGAGCAGTGCAAGGTAAAGACTGTATTGCCCTAGAATTTGTGCCCGAAGAAGgtaaatcaaatgaaaacaatCCAAAGGCCCCAATTAGCGtctcaaaagaaaaggcagaaCCTGGAGATCGTTACCTTCATGCATCCATAGACGAGGAGGATGTTTGTCCCACGTGCCTAGAAG AGTACAGTGTTGAAAATCCAAGGATAGTCACGCAATGTAACCACCATTACCACCTTAGTTGTATATACGAGTGGATGGAGAGAAGCCAAACCTGTCCTGTTTGTAGCAAG GTGATGATATTTGATGAAACAAGTTGA
- the LOC7482256 gene encoding uncharacterized protein LOC7482256 isoform X3, with protein MVLTIVCGLFCFVLCLIAEAARSQVTWVNSDSKENDEDSQCIYTGSGKIPLLCAAIAFVGLAVAMVVEHMYMLIAVSKATPPALVVWDPNSANSKTITWKAGLFFVTTWICFAVGEILLLIGLSVESGHLKNWSRPRPNCLIVREGLFSAAGIFALLTVFFAAGLYLTVLCAQRTIQEHENTRREILEASALYASPPRSPQHQMITSIARENPVVREDQIEQSSFTYPPAFAKQLHLVL; from the exons ATGGTCTTGACCATTGTTTGTGGCCTATTTTGTTTCGTTCTTTGCCTTATAGCTGAAGCAGCTCGTTCCCAG GTGACATGGGTGAACTCTGATAGTAAAGAAAATGACGAGGATTCCCAATGTATATATACTGGCAGTGGCAAGATACCATTGTTATGCGCTGCTATTGCATTTGTAGGTCTAGCAGTTGCCATGGTTGTGGAACATATGTACATGTTGATAGCAGTGAGCAAAGCAACGCCTCCGGCTCTAGTTGTTTGGGACCCCAATTCTGCTAATTCCAAGACCATCACATGGAAGGCAGGACTTTTCTTTGTTACAACTTG GATATGCTTTGCTGTTGGGGAAATCTTGTTGTTAATTGGGCTGAGTGTGGAATCAGGGCATTTGAAGAATTGGTCTAGACCAAGGCCGAATTGCCTCATCGTTAGAGAAGGCTTGTTCTCTGCTGCAGGAATCTTTGCATTGTTAACAGTCTTCTTTGCCGCTGGATTATACTTGACAGTATTATGTGCACAAAGAACGATCCAAGAGCACGAAAACACACGGCGAGAGATACTTGAGGCCTCTGCCCTCTACGCGTCTCCGCCAAGGTCACCTCAACATCAAATGATCACTTCCATTGCGAGAGAGAATCCAGTtgttagagaggatcagattGAGCAATCATCATTCACATATCCACCAGCTTTCGCCAAGCAGTTACATTTGGTACTGTAA
- the LOC7485870 gene encoding E3 ubiquitin-protein ligase At3g02290 isoform X1 yields the protein MINNYQITTLQLYNHNRKEIRSWIMVSLCCCFHNDDPGGNVNSSHRGFMYTLFNKYAAVFSNEETPALPAHNRGPPTPSVESNAAVFNITQSETSMIAPGILPFEANPGPSNTAGQTHQDTERAVQGKDCIALEFVPEEGKSNENNPKAPISVSKEKAEPGDRYLHASIDEEDVCPTCLEEYSVENPRIVTQCNHHYHLSCIYEWMERSQTCPVCSKVMIFDETS from the exons ATGATTAATAATTATCAGATCACTACCCTTCAACTATATAACCACAACAGAA AGGAAATTCGGAGCTGGATAATGGTTTCTCTTTGTTGTTGCTTTCATAATGATGACCCAGGAGGGAATGTCAACAGTTCCCACAGGGGCTTCATGTACACATTATTCAACAAG TACGCAGCAGTATTCAGCAACGAGGAAACTCCTGCCCTCCCTGCACACAACAGAGGGCCACCAACCCCTTCAGTGGAATCCAATGCAGCAGTTTTTAATATTACACAATCCGAAACTAGCATGATTGCTCCAGGAATCTTGCCATTCGAAGCCAATCCCGGACCCTCCAATACCGCAGGCCAAACACACCAAGATACAGAACGAGCAGTGCAAGGTAAAGACTGTATTGCCCTAGAATTTGTGCCCGAAGAAGgtaaatcaaatgaaaacaatCCAAAGGCCCCAATTAGCGtctcaaaagaaaaggcagaaCCTGGAGATCGTTACCTTCATGCATCCATAGACGAGGAGGATGTTTGTCCCACGTGCCTAGAAG AGTACAGTGTTGAAAATCCAAGGATAGTCACGCAATGTAACCACCATTACCACCTTAGTTGTATATACGAGTGGATGGAGAGAAGCCAAACCTGTCCTGTTTGTAGCAAG GTGATGATATTTGATGAAACAAGTTGA